In Nitrospirota bacterium, the genomic window ATGTGTATGGATAACCGTCAATCGCTCAGGCTTCCCGGAAATTTTTCTTTTATTGTACGCAACGGGGGCGGGACACAAAACGGTGCCTCCTTCTCCATCTCTTTTGCAGTTGCTGTAGGTGGGATACGGCATATCGCTGTCATAGGCCATAGTGATTGCATGATGGTCAATCTGGGGTCAAGAAAAGCAGAATTTATCAGAGGGTTATCAGAAGGCAGTGGATGGGATAAGGCTGCTGCTGAGAGCCACTTTATTGATTCATGTGTCCTGTTTAACAAAGAAGATGTAGTGAGCTCTGTAATAGCAGAGGCGGAACTTATCCGCTCGCAACATACTGGCATTGTTGTGGCGCCAATGCTATACTCTGTGGAAGACGATCTTTTATATCTGATAGAGGAGAATTAACCGTTGAAGAGTAAGGGACAGACAGAGGCTGAGATAAGTAATGCCATGACAAAGTTCGAAATAGAATATATGGGCCGCGGACCGCAGGAAACCAGGACCTATATTATGGATGACATGGTAATAGTACGCCTCAAAGGGGTATTGACCAATGCGGAAAAGCATCTGACCAAGACACAGGAAGGCCGGGACCTGATCAAAAAGGTCAGGGCCACCATGCTGGAGAGCGCAAAAGAACTCCTCTCAAGGGTAATCAGGAATATCACCGGAGTGGAGGTAATCAGCCTGCACACGGATATCAGCACAAATACCGGAGAGCGTGTGATTATCTTCACACTCGCAGAAAAGATTTAGAAGGCACCCTCATCAGTTCTATCCCATAAGTTCCATCAAATGCTGAAACTTTTTCTCAAAGAATAATGTCTCAGGGTCTTTAGGGAATTGTATGAGCTTT contains:
- a CDS encoding DUF2294 domain-containing protein encodes the protein MTKFEIEYMGRGPQETRTYIMDDMVIVRLKGVLTNAEKHLTKTQEGRDLIKKVRATMLESAKELLSRVIRNITGVEVISLHTDISTNTGERVIIFTLAEKI
- a CDS encoding carbonic anhydrase, which translates into the protein MTNRLISISSEWDIPEVYRKTSISKLILYHNLNLPSNRYKRAEILTLMCMDNRQSLRLPGNFSFIVRNGGGTQNGASFSISFAVAVGGIRHIAVIGHSDCMMVNLGSRKAEFIRGLSEGSGWDKAAAESHFIDSCVLFNKEDVVSSVIAEAELIRSQHTGIVVAPMLYSVEDDLLYLIEEN